A genomic window from Maledivibacter sp. includes:
- a CDS encoding acylneuraminate cytidylyltransferase family protein, whose protein sequence is MEKILAFIPARSGSKGVRNKNIKELAGKPLIAHTIEEAVKSNLFEDIIVSTDSQNIAGIARRYGASVPFLRPKELATDESPTIDAIFHCLDYMNNEGKQYDIVVLLQPTSPLRKSSHIKEAYKLFNEKQGDFTVSVCECEHSPLWANVISKDLRMDNFIRKELKNLRRQDLPKYYRLNGAIYIAKVDRLIEQKSLLGENSYSYIMKKEDSIDIDNEIDLGLCELYLNSIK, encoded by the coding sequence ATGGAAAAAATATTGGCATTTATACCTGCTAGATCAGGTTCAAAGGGAGTAAGAAATAAAAATATAAAAGAACTAGCAGGAAAACCTCTTATAGCTCATACTATTGAGGAAGCTGTTAAGAGTAACTTGTTTGAAGATATTATTGTATCTACTGACTCACAAAATATAGCAGGTATAGCTAGGCGTTATGGGGCAAGTGTTCCCTTTTTGAGACCAAAGGAGCTTGCTACAGATGAATCTCCTACGATAGATGCCATTTTTCATTGTTTAGATTATATGAATAATGAAGGGAAGCAGTATGATATTGTAGTACTACTACAACCTACATCGCCGCTTAGAAAATCTAGTCATATAAAAGAAGCATATAAGTTGTTTAATGAAAAACAAGGAGATTTTACTGTGAGTGTATGTGAATGTGAGCATTCACCACTTTGGGCTAATGTGATCAGTAAAGATTTAAGAATGGATAATTTTATTAGGAAAGAATTGAAAAATCTAAGAAGACAGGATTTACCCAAATATTATAGGTTGAATGGGGCTATATACATAGCTAAAGTAGATAGGCTGATTGAACAAAAGAGTTTATTGGGGGAAAATAGTTATTCTTATATTATGAAAAAGGAAGATTCTATAGATATTGATAATGAGATAGATTTAGGGCTTTGTGAATTGTACCTTAATAGTATAAAGTGA